One segment of Megachile rotundata isolate GNS110a chromosome 4, iyMegRotu1, whole genome shotgun sequence DNA contains the following:
- the veli gene encoding L27 and PDZ_signaling domain-containing protein veli isoform X1, whose amino-acid sequence MVTMGEPLTLANDVKRSIELLDKLQKGGEIPATKLAALQKVLQSDFLSAVREVYEHVYETVDIQGSQDVRASATAKATVAAFAASEGHAHPRVVELPKTEEGLGFNVMGGKEQNSPIYISRIIPGGVADRHGGLKRGDQLLSVNGVCVEGENHEKAVELLKQAQNSVKLVVRYTPRVLEEMELRFDKQRAARRRQHMQ is encoded by the exons ATGGTTACGATGGGCGAACCCCTCACTTTAGCAAATG ATGTTAAGAGATCCATTGAATTACTAGACAAATTACAGAAAG GTGGAGAAATACCTGCAACAAAATTAGCTGCCTTACAAAAAGTTTTACAAAGTGATTTCCTCAGTGCTGTACGTGAAGTATATGAACATGTATATGAAACTGTAGATATTCAG ggTTCTCAAGATGTTCGTGCATCTGCCACTGCGAAAGCAACAGTTGCTGCTTTTGCAGCCAGTGAAGGACATGCACATCCACGGGTAGTAGAATTACCAAAAACTGAGGAAGGCCTTGGTTTTAATGTGATGGGAGGCAAGGAACAGAACTCACCCATATATATTTCACGAATTATCCCTGGGGGAGTTGCTGATCGACATGGTGGTTTGAAACGTGGTGATCAGCTTCTTTCAGTGAATGGAGTT TGTGTTGAAGGAGAAAATCATGAGAAAGCTGTAGAATTGTTAAAGCAGGCACAAAATTCTGTGAAATTAGTTGTGCGATATACTCCACGTGTTTTGGAAGAGATGGAATTACGATTTGATAAACAAAGAGCAGCACGAAGGCGTCAACACATgcaataa
- the veli gene encoding L27 and PDZ_signaling domain-containing protein veli isoform X2 produces MVTMGEPLTLANDVKRSIELLDKLQKGGEIPATKLAALQKVLQSDFLSAGSQDVRASATAKATVAAFAASEGHAHPRVVELPKTEEGLGFNVMGGKEQNSPIYISRIIPGGVADRHGGLKRGDQLLSVNGVCVEGENHEKAVELLKQAQNSVKLVVRYTPRVLEEMELRFDKQRAARRRQHMQ; encoded by the exons ATGGTTACGATGGGCGAACCCCTCACTTTAGCAAATG ATGTTAAGAGATCCATTGAATTACTAGACAAATTACAGAAAG GTGGAGAAATACCTGCAACAAAATTAGCTGCCTTACAAAAAGTTTTACAAAGTGATTTCCTCAGTGCT ggTTCTCAAGATGTTCGTGCATCTGCCACTGCGAAAGCAACAGTTGCTGCTTTTGCAGCCAGTGAAGGACATGCACATCCACGGGTAGTAGAATTACCAAAAACTGAGGAAGGCCTTGGTTTTAATGTGATGGGAGGCAAGGAACAGAACTCACCCATATATATTTCACGAATTATCCCTGGGGGAGTTGCTGATCGACATGGTGGTTTGAAACGTGGTGATCAGCTTCTTTCAGTGAATGGAGTT TGTGTTGAAGGAGAAAATCATGAGAAAGCTGTAGAATTGTTAAAGCAGGCACAAAATTCTGTGAAATTAGTTGTGCGATATACTCCACGTGTTTTGGAAGAGATGGAATTACGATTTGATAAACAAAGAGCAGCACGAAGGCGTCAACACATgcaataa